The DNA window AGTCGCTGGCGACTCCGTGCTCTTGTGCCCACGACATTTGTGACAGTGCGGCGATCCTGCATCATGATGGACAGATGACTAAAGCTGCGCGGGTTCACCTCTCCAAGACGTTTCCGTCTGTGTATGAGAAGCTGGCGGCGCTGTCCACCGAGGTGGGCCAGGTCGCTCGGGACAACGGGATCGAGCCGCTGTTGTCAGAGCTCGTGCAGATGCGCGCATCCCAAATCACGGGCTGTGCGTATTGCCTTCGGGTGCACACGAAGAAGGCGCTCGCGCTCGGTGAGACGGCCGAACGGCTCACCGTTCTTCCCGCCTGGCGGGAGGCTGGCCTGTATTCGGAGCGTGAGCGTGCTGCGCTTGCTCTGTGCGAAGCGATGACGCTGATTTCGGATGGTCATGTCTCGGACGAGGTATACGAGGCTGCGAGAGCCGTGTTTTCCGAGAAGGAGTTTGCCGCACTCTCCTGGGTGATCGTGTCGATCAATGCGTTCAACCGGGTCGCGGTGACGAGTCGCTATCTGGTTGATCCGCTGCCTGCCGAATCGGCGGGCGCGGCTCACCCCGATTCACCCGACAATCACGCCGAAGCGCCCGCAACCCAACCCGCTCCGTAAGAGGTCAGGCCGGAGGGCCCGACAGTCACGCCGGAGCCCACTGGGAACCGGCTGGGGACCCGCTCCACTCTCTGGTGGTTAAGGTAAGGCTTGCCTATACTGAGAGGGACATGACAGTACAGCGCCGCATCGACCACGCCGGTCACAGGGTGAATGAATCGAACCACAAACACCGTGTTCAGTTCCTGATTGCCGGTGACGAATCGTCCCTTCCCGAGCTTGAGGCGGTGCTGTCGACTCTTCCGCTGTGTGCAACCGGCCGGGTGTTCGTTGAGGTCGAATCCGAGGATCAGATCGGTTCGCTGGATGTTCCGCCGCGCATGACGGTGACGTGGTTGCCTCGGTCGCGTCGTTCGGGCGCTCCTGGGTCCGGTGCCGGTTGTGCCCAGGGTGAGGCCTTTTCGCGGGCTGTTCGGGCGTGGGCCGGCGAGATGCTGTGCAGCGATCCCGAAGAGGCGCACATTTGGCTCGGTGGTCACTATCGCGGTGTTGCTGAAGCTCACGATTACCTCACGACCTCTCTGGGTGTTGCACCCGAGGTGATTCAGACGCCGCCGGCGTACCGTCTGGGCGTTTCGCACTAGCGTCCCCGGTCTGGTCCGGCGACATATACCAGGTCTCCATAGTCCCTCCCGCCACCGGCGCGACCATAATGGACCCATGGATCCCCGCGTAGTTCCCGCCCTCACCCTCAACGACGGCCACCGCATCCCCCAAGTGGGCTTCGGAGTGTACAAGGTTCCTCGGGAACGAACAGCGGATGCCGTCGTGACCGCCATCGGGAACGGCTACCGGCACATCGATACCGCCACTCTCTACGCCAACGAAGCGGAGGTGGGAGAGGGTGTTCGCCGCTCGGGAATCGCCCGCGACGAGATTTTCGTCACCACCAAGGTCTGGAACACCGACCACGGCTTTGACGAAACCCTCCGGGCATTCGACACCAGCATGCGCCTGCTCGGCCTTGACGTCCTCGACCTCTACCTCATCCACTGGCCCGCGCCGAGCCAGGACCGCTACGTCGACACGTGGCGCGCACTCGAGCGCCTCCAGGCCGACGGCCGGGTTCGATCCATCGGCGTCAGCAACTTCCACCCGCACCACCTGGAGCGGCTCTTCGCAGAAACGGATGTCGTCCCAGCGGTCAACCAAATCGAACTGCATCCGTGGCTCCCGCAGCAGGCGACGCGCGAATTCAACGCGGCCCACGGCATCCTCACCGAGGCATGGTCGCCGCTCGCGCGGGGTCGCGTGATCGGGAACCCGACCCTCGACGCCGTCGCCGACAAGCACGGCGTCTCCGCAGCGCAGGTTGTGCTTCGC is part of the Mycetocola zhujimingii genome and encodes:
- a CDS encoding carboxymuconolactone decarboxylase family protein; the encoded protein is MTKAARVHLSKTFPSVYEKLAALSTEVGQVARDNGIEPLLSELVQMRASQITGCAYCLRVHTKKALALGETAERLTVLPAWREAGLYSERERAALALCEAMTLISDGHVSDEVYEAARAVFSEKEFAALSWVIVSINAFNRVAVTSRYLVDPLPAESAGAAHPDSPDNHAEAPATQPAP
- a CDS encoding SIP domain-containing protein; translation: MTVQRRIDHAGHRVNESNHKHRVQFLIAGDESSLPELEAVLSTLPLCATGRVFVEVESEDQIGSLDVPPRMTVTWLPRSRRSGAPGSGAGCAQGEAFSRAVRAWAGEMLCSDPEEAHIWLGGHYRGVAEAHDYLTTSLGVAPEVIQTPPAYRLGVSH
- a CDS encoding aldo/keto reductase; the encoded protein is MDPRVVPALTLNDGHRIPQVGFGVYKVPRERTADAVVTAIGNGYRHIDTATLYANEAEVGEGVRRSGIARDEIFVTTKVWNTDHGFDETLRAFDTSMRLLGLDVLDLYLIHWPAPSQDRYVDTWRALERLQADGRVRSIGVSNFHPHHLERLFAETDVVPAVNQIELHPWLPQQATREFNAAHGILTEAWSPLARGRVIGNPTLDAVADKHGVSAAQVVLRWHVQLGNVVIPKSVTPERIAANIDLFGFKLDDEDLANIATLESGERTGRDPDDLD